A segment of the Bacteroidales bacterium genome:
CGGCTATTTCTTCTTTTACGGCATCTGCCAAACGACGAATTCCTTCAATATTATTTTCTACACTCATAAACGAAAAATTCAAACGGATGGTATTTCTACCACTACCATCGCAATAAAAAGCATTGCCCATAACAAACGCAACATTCTTTTCGATAGCACGCATAAACAATTTTTCGCTATCCATCCATTCAGGTAGAGTTAAAAATAAAAACAAACCACCTTCTGGCTTAGTCCAGTGTACACCAGCTGGCATATATTTTTCTAAAGCCATGAGCATCGCATCTCTTTTTTCTTTATACATGGCTACCGTACGTTTTATATTTTTATCGAAATAGCCTTTCTCAATATAGGTAGCAGCTATTTTCTGCACAAAGGCACTCGTACACAAATCGGTTGCTTGCTTAGCCACAACAAACTTATCAATTATTTCTTCGTTTGCCATAACCCAACCAATTCTAAAGCCAGGAGCAAAAGTTTTACTGAATGTGCCTAAAGTAATAACATAACCTTTTTTATCGAGCTGATAAAACATAGGTTGTGGCTTACCTTCAAAACGAATTTCTCTATAGGGGCTATCTTCGGCTATTAAAACATCGTATTTATAAGCTATTTCTAGTATTTCTCTACGTCTCCATTCGGGCATCGTTATGCCAGCAGGATTCTGAAAATCGGGAATAATATAAATAAATTTAGGAATTTCGTTTTTGGCTTTTAGTTCAGCGAGTGTTTTATCTAACAAATCTGAGCGAAGCCCATTCTCATCTAAAGGAACACCCACTAATTGTGCTCCATAACTTCTAAATGCACTTAAGCCACCCAAATACGAAGGTAAGCCGCAGATAACCTTATCGCCAGGATTGATAAATATTTTTGCTAACAAATCTAATCCTTGTTGCGAAGCCGTTGTAATAATTAAATTGCCTAATTCAAGATGAACATCATCATTTTTATAACGTTCAATAAGCGCTTTTCTCAATCGGATATCGCCTTCGGTTTCGCCATATTGTAACGCCATGGTTCCATCGGTATTAAGTACTTCGGCAACAATGTCTTTAAGTTCGTCAACAGGAAACGATTCTGGTGATGGTAAACCACCCGCAAATGAAATAAGTTCCTTACGTTGAGTAAGTTTTAATAACTCACGAATTACCGAACGTTTACTATTTTTAATAGTATTCGAAAATCTGTCTTGAAGATTATTTATCATAAGATTTTTTCTTGCTAAGATAAGAAATATATATTTAGAAAATGATTCAAATAGTCAGTAAAAAAAACTGTTTTAAAA
Coding sequences within it:
- a CDS encoding PLP-dependent aminotransferase family protein encodes the protein MINNLQDRFSNTIKNSKRSVIRELLKLTQRKELISFAGGLPSPESFPVDELKDIVAEVLNTDGTMALQYGETEGDIRLRKALIERYKNDDVHLELGNLIITTASQQGLDLLAKIFINPGDKVICGLPSYLGGLSAFRSYGAQLVGVPLDENGLRSDLLDKTLAELKAKNEIPKFIYIIPDFQNPAGITMPEWRRREILEIAYKYDVLIAEDSPYREIRFEGKPQPMFYQLDKKGYVITLGTFSKTFAPGFRIGWVMANEEIIDKFVVAKQATDLCTSAFVQKIAATYIEKGYFDKNIKRTVAMYKEKRDAMLMALEKYMPAGVHWTKPEGGLFLFLTLPEWMDSEKLFMRAIEKNVAFVMGNAFYCDGSGRNTIRLNFSFMSVENNIEGIRRLADAVKEEIAVKA